The Terriglobia bacterium genome includes a region encoding these proteins:
- a CDS encoding CHAT domain-containing tetratricopeptide repeat protein — protein MSPDDLLKCSDAELDAFAAPAPHQEIEDLFKRIWAEILPVSAGSYAGQPKTLKTAQSVSLAQAAVRIASASGDNSFLIEARHMMGRCLGANEEFERAIPFYRDVVSSLENIGDIRQAARLRLALIGVLLNADHYAEAFEVAAAAEKVFKDLSDETGLARLYNNIANIHHRTDDHARAYEYYARCYDAFRRLDDEQGIALSSFNLANALADIDEFEKSDQMYAASIKLCHKLGWADLSIQAEYNRAYLQYLRGRYSDALDAFSRLRAEFEKAGSLRHYALCDLDEAEIYLQLNLSRDAAALAIRSAGLFEKLGLKYEQAKATSLYGIAFIQLRRFSEALEIFRTSQKIFELENNHYWIGLLDLYRAEVHLSLQRFWEAQALAAQAKAVFDRLGIPSKRIFSLVLLGRVALALNDLEAASRYTGEIASIVKDIKIPLVLFPYHLLCGEIAERERKWEQARMHFESAAQELEKHQARLHHDELRVTFFKGRQKAYDALVRLSLDKDDSAAQLSIAYAWCERARSRGLIELLSHYAPSSQGHTDQSLLAKINRLREELNIQYARARPETRPLSRSSDFETIGLKEQELARTLREVSNDDPEYASLQQVSIVTLESLRASLPKRTTVIEYFTAGEEVLAFVVSPAGARVVRRLCPATRVLSQQERLGFQLEKFMLGKDYALSHAKQILEATKRHLHELHKYLIAPFIKELETPHLAIVPHGSLHFLPFHAFFDGEKYLIDDFEITYAPSASVLKYCLEKPVVENASPLLIGVADESVPLVKEELTRLKRLFPDARLLQDDSAIREAFVENSRTSEFLHIATHAVFRQDNPMFSSFKLADGWFTAFDLFSMVCQTNLVTLSGCQSGMSEVAGADDLLGLMRGFLYAGARSLLLSLWNVNDESTTELMTRFYQEWRKGAAKSTALRIAMLAVRDRYPNPFYWAPFLLAGNP, from the coding sequence ATGTCGCCAGACGATCTTCTGAAATGTTCTGATGCCGAGCTGGATGCGTTCGCTGCGCCGGCGCCTCACCAGGAAATCGAGGATCTCTTCAAACGGATCTGGGCGGAAATCCTACCGGTCTCCGCCGGCAGTTATGCGGGCCAGCCCAAAACCCTAAAAACCGCGCAAAGCGTTTCTCTCGCGCAAGCGGCCGTGCGTATTGCATCCGCCTCGGGCGACAACAGCTTCCTCATCGAGGCGCGCCACATGATGGGCCGCTGTCTCGGCGCCAATGAAGAATTCGAACGCGCCATTCCCTTTTACCGCGACGTCGTTTCCAGCCTCGAAAATATCGGCGACATCCGCCAGGCCGCCAGGCTCCGGCTTGCCCTCATTGGTGTCCTCCTGAATGCAGATCATTATGCGGAAGCCTTCGAAGTTGCCGCAGCAGCTGAAAAAGTCTTCAAGGATCTGAGCGACGAGACCGGGCTCGCCCGGCTCTACAACAACATCGCCAACATCCACCACCGGACGGACGATCACGCCCGCGCGTACGAATATTACGCCAGATGCTACGACGCATTTCGACGGCTCGACGACGAGCAGGGCATCGCTTTATCGAGTTTCAATCTTGCGAATGCGCTGGCGGACATCGACGAGTTCGAAAAGTCCGATCAGATGTATGCCGCGTCCATCAAACTCTGCCACAAACTGGGCTGGGCGGATCTCTCGATCCAGGCGGAGTACAACCGCGCCTATCTCCAGTATCTGCGCGGCCGGTACAGCGACGCACTGGACGCCTTTTCCCGGCTGCGCGCCGAATTCGAGAAGGCGGGCAGCCTGCGCCATTACGCGCTCTGCGACCTCGACGAAGCCGAAATCTATCTTCAGCTCAATCTGTCCAGAGACGCCGCGGCGCTTGCCATCCGCTCAGCCGGACTTTTCGAGAAGCTGGGGCTCAAATACGAACAGGCTAAAGCGACAAGTCTTTACGGTATCGCTTTCATACAATTGCGGCGCTTCTCCGAAGCTCTGGAAATATTCAGAACGTCGCAAAAGATCTTCGAGCTCGAAAACAATCATTACTGGATCGGACTGCTCGACCTCTACCGGGCGGAGGTCCACCTGTCGCTGCAGCGGTTCTGGGAAGCGCAGGCGCTCGCAGCGCAGGCAAAGGCCGTCTTTGACCGGCTCGGCATCCCTTCGAAACGGATCTTCAGTCTTGTGTTGCTTGGCCGCGTCGCTCTGGCATTAAACGACCTCGAAGCCGCAAGCCGCTACACGGGCGAAATCGCCTCGATCGTCAAGGACATCAAAATCCCGCTCGTTCTGTTCCCGTATCACCTGTTGTGCGGGGAAATTGCGGAGCGCGAGCGAAAATGGGAACAGGCCCGGATGCACTTCGAATCCGCCGCTCAGGAACTCGAAAAACATCAGGCCCGGCTTCATCATGATGAATTGCGCGTGACGTTTTTCAAGGGAAGGCAGAAGGCTTACGATGCTCTGGTCCGCCTGTCGCTCGACAAAGACGATTCGGCCGCCCAGCTTTCAATCGCATACGCATGGTGCGAGCGGGCGCGGTCCCGCGGACTGATCGAATTGCTTTCGCATTACGCTCCTTCGAGCCAGGGCCATACCGATCAATCCCTGCTGGCAAAAATCAATCGCCTGCGGGAGGAATTGAATATTCAATACGCGCGGGCCCGGCCGGAAACACGGCCGCTTTCGCGATCTTCTGATTTCGAAACGATCGGCCTCAAGGAACAGGAACTGGCGCGAACGCTGCGTGAAGTATCGAATGACGATCCGGAGTATGCGTCGCTGCAGCAGGTATCGATCGTCACTCTCGAATCCCTTCGGGCCTCGCTTCCAAAGCGGACGACGGTGATCGAATACTTCACTGCCGGTGAAGAAGTTCTGGCGTTCGTTGTCTCGCCGGCCGGCGCCCGCGTCGTGCGGCGGCTGTGCCCCGCAACGCGCGTTTTGAGCCAGCAGGAGCGCCTGGGGTTCCAGCTCGAAAAATTCATGCTGGGAAAAGATTACGCCCTGTCACACGCAAAGCAGATTCTCGAGGCCACGAAGCGGCACCTTCACGAGCTGCACAAATATTTGATCGCGCCGTTCATTAAAGAACTCGAAACTCCCCACCTCGCCATCGTCCCGCACGGCTCTCTGCACTTCCTGCCTTTCCACGCATTCTTCGACGGCGAAAAGTACCTGATCGACGATTTCGAGATCACCTACGCGCCCAGCGCCTCGGTTCTGAAGTACTGCCTGGAAAAACCGGTGGTCGAAAACGCATCGCCTCTGCTGATCGGGGTGGCGGATGAAAGTGTTCCCCTGGTGAAGGAGGAACTCACGCGGCTGAAGCGTCTTTTCCCGGACGCCCGCCTTTTGCAGGACGACTCCGCCATCCGCGAAGCCTTCGTCGAAAACAGCAGGACATCCGAATTCCTCCACATCGCGACTCACGCCGTATTCCGCCAGGATAATCCGATGTTCTCCAGCTTCAAACTGGCGGACGGCTGGTTCACCGCCTTCGACCTGTTCTCAATGGTGTGCCAAACCAATCTCGTTACCTTGAGCGGCTGCCAGTCCGGAATGAGCGAAGTGGCCGGCGCGGACGATCTTCTCGGCCTGATGCGGGGATTTTTGTATGCTGGAGCCCGGTCCCTGCTCCTTAGTTTATGGAATGTTAATGACGAGTCGACCACCGAATTGATGACGCGGTTTTACCAGGAATGGCGAAAAGGAGCTGCAAAATCAACAGCTTTGAGGATCGCCATGCTCGCGGTCCGCGACCGGTATCCAAATCCGTTCTATTGGGCACCATTCTTGCTGGCAGGAAACCCATAA
- a CDS encoding sigma-70 family RNA polymerase sigma factor, producing MSTVQPRVDNELIERCLKGDQAAWRDLVVRYQRLVYSIAHVFCSNPEDVSDVFQQVWLELYQQLADLRSIEALPAWLMTVTRRRSYAVLQTRYGPEPLKEDIPYISGHLAQVEREHSVERALDQLPDRCRRLIGLLYFDASEPSYAQIAETLGMPEASIGPTRARCLEKLRKLLT from the coding sequence GTGAGCACGGTGCAACCGCGAGTCGACAACGAACTGATCGAACGGTGCCTCAAGGGCGACCAGGCCGCATGGAGAGATCTGGTTGTGCGATACCAGCGGCTCGTATATTCCATCGCGCATGTTTTTTGCTCGAATCCCGAAGACGTATCTGACGTGTTTCAGCAGGTCTGGCTGGAATTGTATCAACAGCTTGCCGACCTTCGAAGTATTGAAGCCCTGCCGGCCTGGCTGATGACCGTCACCCGCCGGCGCTCATATGCGGTGCTTCAGACGCGATACGGGCCCGAGCCGCTCAAGGAAGACATACCCTACATCTCGGGGCACCTGGCGCAGGTGGAGCGGGAGCACTCGGTGGAGCGGGCGCTGGATCAACTGCCGGATCGCTGCCGGCGCCTCATCGGGCTTCTCTATTTCGATGCCAGCGAGCCGAGTTACGCGCAGATCGCTGAGACCCTGGGAATGCCGGAAGCGAGCATCGGCCCCACGCGCGCGCGCTGCCTGGAAAAACTGCGGAAGCTCCTGACCTGA